TTTTATAAATGGAACTCTAAGATATTATAATAAAGTTCAAAACTTTTATTGATATTGTACTAGAGTTTGAAACTCTCTAAGTTTGAAAACTCCCTACATTTAAAACTCCAAGCAATAAGataaagattttttttggtAACCATATAAGCATTATCATTACGAGAACAAAAACATGCATCTAAAGAGCCCTTCATGAGCACAGCGACTGCATCTCAAGTCTCCATCAATACACAAAACTATTTACACTTTCAGccattgcaaaaaaaaaaaaaaaaaactacatcTTCAagctttctttgatgaactaaGTATATCTAATCTATCTAAAATCTCCCTCTTAATTTGTGTGTGTATCTAATCTGTCTGTGCGtgtactttttttaattttaattagttCTAAGCTCCTTAAGTATGGTAGATCATTGCTCCCCAAGTCGCAATTACCATTTATTTATGAAACTATTTTCATTTCTTCCTTTTAATTATCAGCATTATTTCCTTCACCTCCCCCAACTGTAAAGGCAAGCATGGCCATTGTTCAACACCTCTCTTGACCTCTATGAACCATGGGCATTCACTGAACATATGTTTGGATGTCTCTAGCTTTTGTGCATCACATAAACAAGAATTAACTTCCTCTTAGAGATATTCACCTTCACCAGCCTTTTTTTAGTTAGCAATCTGCCTTGGACAGCTAACCATAGGATAAATTTATGTTTGGGTTGAGTCACTGCACTCCAAATACATTCAACAATGATTGATCTGTTGTGGTGCCCTCTGAGATCAATATAATTCATTGTGATTGAGTATTCACCTCCCTTAATCAGTTTGTACCTATCTTGCATACCGATTTTGCATCTATACTTTCATGGAGTGGACCTTCCTTCACTACTAGTTGCTCTCTCCAGACAACCTCTCCTTCTTTCATACACACGTCATGCACCCGCTTAACTCATAGTGAGTCCTTGTTAACAATTCATTGCCAAAGCAACTTACCAATAGATGCAAGGTTCCATAAGCTGCATTTCTTGATATTCAGCCTTTCAAGCTTCTTAGGCAAATACATTGTACTCCATGAAACTAGCGACACCTTCTTCTTAACATCAGACCCTCTCCATAAGTATTCTCTACATTTCTTGTCTACCATTTTTGCTATGCTTTCCCCAAAAGCTGTGAATTgagaaaaatattgagtttatgaCTGGAATCCTCCTAGCATAGGATAGTTGTATGCTGAagtttattcatattttaactAGAGATGTCTTTAGTCTAAATTCTATTTTCATATTACAAATAActaattttcaattatatttcaatCCATGGCAAAATATTAGTAAGTCAACTCCAAGTCAATCACTTTTGTGGCGGACAGAATGTCATGAACGGCAATTACACGCAATGGGGGAACTAAAAAATTTACCAAGTGGGTTCAACATACGAAGGAGATTAAAAAAAAGCCAACAaactaaatattattatttaaaaattaattaatgtataattattgttcaattaatattttatttattaaataaaaaattaagatatATGATTTAATCAAAATAATGATGCCAAGCACAACAAAAAGGGTTGAAAAGGAGATTAAAAAAAAGCCAACAaactaaatattattatttaaaaattaattaatgtataattattgttcaattaatattttatttattaaataaaaaattaagatatATGATTTAATCAAAATAATGATGCCAAGCACAACAAAAAGGGTTGAAAAAGAGTAAAATAATGTAGCGTATTGTTGTTTAGTTTCGCACTCAAGACCCTCTATAATGTAGCGTATTGTTGTTTAGTTTCGCACTCAAGACCCTCTAACAAAAATGAACTCACTTTACCACTGGATCAAAGGTTTTTTTTGGCTCTATTgggtaaatattttatttatacttgtatttttcaaaaagcaaattatatatatatatatatatattttgtaattCTTTTTACAATGAACACCATGTAGGTCCACCTCTGATTACATGATCGGCAAAACACCATTATCCATAGATACATGGTTGGAAATTTTTAGATACATTGTTTAATGGAGTTTTCATCGGAAACGGCGATCTTTTACCAGAGGAAAGAGAAACTGTGATCAAAATATGCAGTTCTGTGCCAGTAGAATGCCATGGTCAGCAGAACACTATTGTCGGCAGATACATGGCTGAAAAGTTTCAGATACATTGTTGGTTTGGTGAAGCTTTCGCCGGTGCTCTTTGGCCGAAGAGGATAGAGAGATGGTGGTTAAAATATGCAGTTTTGTGGCTGGAAAAACGTCATGGACGGGCAGATACATGGCTGGGAGAATGCCATTGTCGACAAATACATGCCTGAAAAATTTCAGATACATTACTAGTTTGGTGGAGTTTCCGCCAAAGACGACAGTCTCTAGCCGAAGAGGAGAGAGACGAAGGGGAGAGGAGgagaaatttgaatttttttgatttttttcgaaaagaaattcaaaaattcaaaaaaaaaatgtatgagTTTCTGCTAAGTTATTTCAGTTACatttcatatttaaaaattttctttttcgggCCTAGCCTTTGAGAATGGACAGCCGAAAGGCCCTAAGCATTTTATGAGCCAAAGGCCCTATTCAGATATGACAAGGACGATAATCACCACTTATTTATATCGTAAAATAATTGATAGAAATCTTGGGGATTTGGACGAAGATTTTGCGCGGATTGgcgatctttaattttttaaaaaataaataaatatgggCAAAGCCCATTTATTGAATCGAAAAAGGTTCCAACATAGAAAGACTTGATAGTTTCTAATTTTTACCTTCGGTGTTCATTTAATGAAAAGGTGTGAACTAAAACATCTTATATATAACCTAATTTTActtgatataaattttatagaaATTAAATTATGCGGCGTTTACATACTTATGGGTTCTAAAACTAAAGTTTTGCTTTTATCGGCATAATTTTTGTATGAactaaattatgctttttacgGAATAATTTGTGGGTTTTGAATTAACATTTTGCCTCTATCAAACTCAAATTCCGTAGAAATTAAGTGGCAAAACTTGATATGCCTTTTAAGTTGTAATTAATGTTATATTATAATATGAAAATCTAAACTTATACGAAGtgaaattatttgttattttggtGTCGGAGACATTTTTGGCCACTTAACTTTTACTTCAAATATTAaaagacaaaaattaaagactaTCAAATTTAAAGGCAAATATTAAAGACCACCTTGGGCATTTGTACGAATGATGAACAATATTATCTATAAAATAGTCCATGTGAAGGATTCTCAATTTATGTAgttctaattttttattatacacgaaatttaaaattaaaaaaaaaaaaacttgtgaGTTTAAACATGTATTCTGTAGCTATAACTATAAGAATATGTcattaaaaaggataaaaagtttaaaattaatttatttctaaatataaaaagatgtcattttaaaaaaaaactaataatgaGATGCTGCAACATAAAAGGAATAACGGGgtatttttaaaatcaacttattttgaaaagtgtttttttaaaaaaaaaatacttctaGTGAGAAACAATTCGTGTTTGAGTagtcaatttaaaaaatatttttgagcaGCAATTTGTGTttgatcaaaattttaaaagtgaCTTCTAAATATATTCTACGTAGTAATTTTCTATTATTACTATAGTAAAATGACGAAacaaatacaaatttaaatagaGATGAACTAGCTCAGGgagaatttctttttttttttcatcaaCTCATAGTGAAATAATACATTATATTTGaacttgttttttcttttaactGTGATGGGCACAAAATgatatcaaagaaaaaaaatattggtaGTGTAGAAAGATGAGCTGACAACACACAAAAACCTCAACTACTTAAAAGCAAAAACCTACTCAAACTTTTTTCTTTATATGAACTGTTTATCTAATGGCATAAATGCACAAATCCTCCTAATTTTggcataattattttttttcgagACGAGAAGAGGGAGCATCCCTCAGCCTGATCATCCAATTCACATGGTTATATAGTCGAAACAAACTTCATAACGGGATGATCATGTTTTGTCCTCTTCCACGTTTAGGGAACATGAATCTCCCACTGGAAAAAGATCTCTTCATCCCCATATGACTTGGCACACAATACGGTAATGTGCTTACTTCTTCTTCCCCAACTTCCTGTCTTGATGTCCCGACATCTCTCTCGTGAAACGGGCAATTTCCCATTTCACAATCTTCATCGTGATCAATCTTTAGTATTTCAGCTATAGATAAAACATCTCGCGACACTTGATCCATTGATACTGATCTTCTAATTAGTAGGTTCGTACTTTGTGTTATAAACCTCTTGGGAGGACCAACttcctcttcatcttcctctCTGATCCCCATTTCTATGTCATTTTCAGGTTGGTTTTCGGAGGTTCTTTCATTCATCAGAGGAGCTTCGATAACTGGAGGTGGTAATGGAGGTGGTGAAGCATTTACAAACACAATATTAGCACGACATAGAGGGCAATTGGAATGAGATTTAAGCCATATATCGATGCATGTAACATGAAAAGCATGGCTACATTTTGGTAAAAGTCTAAGGCTTTCATCATCTTGAAATTCACTCAGACAAACAGAACAATCTGTTCCCTCAGCTAATCCACTTCCTTTCTTGTACTTAAACACCATAATTGACTTGATCAGAGATTCGTCTAAACCTGTTGTGTTCACATTCCATGCCTCATGATTTGAAGGATCATTCTCTTCTAGTTCTGAATCATTAAGATGATTTTCCCTTCTTCCTAAAGCAATCCTGTGTCCACAGCACTTTGACATTATGACATAGTAGCTAACTAGAAGGAAAGCACTGGTAAAAATCCCGATGATGCCGATAACTAGAGGAGAGAAATTTGGACCAGAATCATCATCAGCTGGGAAGTCAAATGGAGGTGGAGGTGGGAAGATTATATAACACCATTGTGGGCAGTATAAACTGCAGAATCCTTGAGAACAATCCCTTGTGCTCATATGTGGTGCCCAAGTTCTTGAATTGTTTACAGGCACCATTTATTGAACTCAAGAAAAACAGACGAGAAAAAGAAACTTACCATCACACCTTCAAGGACAGTAATCTTGACAgactaaatcaaaccaaattaaaGAAATGAGAAGAGTTGAAGTGAGGACTGTTCCTAATATACAGAGATTAGATAGAAGGAAGTGAAGAACAATGGAAGaatgaaaaagagagaaaatatgaTGTTTTCCTTGAAAGAGGCGAGGCAGAGATAAAGTAGTTAAATGGAAAGCAAAGAGAATAATAAACCAGGAAGGGAGAATGCTTTGTGATAGGTATTTTACCtttagttttcttcttcttctttggttttgtttctcttttcctttgttcttcttttttctctatCCCTTCTTTAACTTGctttattattgatagtggTATGTTGACTAATCATGTTAGTAGGGAACTCATCAAAGTAAGCAATGCTTTGATTATGGTTTAAGACACTTTAAATTAACTCAAAACAGtactatatagtatatatatttcatgAAATTCTGTGATTTTTATATTAAGATAACTAGTTCACAAAGTTGACCTTCTTAGTTATCTTCATCCTTAAGCAGATCCATTCCTATCACTTCCATCAAGAAAGTAAAGAAATCTTGTTATACTAACCACTAAATTCGATCCATAAATCCGTATGTACGATTTGTTtagtttaaattatttcattaacttATAGAATACAGAAAGTAAGCACCACTGGAGTAGACCACACTTATAAAATCAACCAAAAGTATTCCTCGTTATCTTTGTGACTTTGACATGGGAAATGGGAATCTTGGCTATATAGCTACTTGAGAGTAGTATATATTCTTTTTGGGGgttttgataatattttgtcCAACACACTACTTTTTTAAAGTTTGATATTGTTTCTTTGGCGTTTCATGTGTACGGTTCGAAATATTTATCTAAATTCTGGCAGTGGATAGGAAAAATGTAATCAAGTAAATGAAGTGAGGTAAACTAAAGGAGTAAAGAGAATGTAACTGAACTGAAATTTACCAGTCATGAGGTATCTTTCCTGTATAATGAGGGTGAAAGAATTCAAGCATGATCAATTATGTAACACTTTGTTATACCAAAAAATACCTTCTCCTCacacttttttaattttaaaaaattcccatttattgagccgagggtctctcggaaacagccgtcctaccttggtaggagtaaggtctgcgtacaatttaccctccccagaccccacgatgtgagATTTCACTGTATTGTTGTTGTTAGGTATATCTAAATCTCTACATAGGTTGTACCAGTAATTGAATtgctccccccccccccccaccgcCCGATTCCTCCCAGGAGGTACATAATCGGTATTCCTTTTGTTTCTCATTTTCCTTTAGCTTTTTCTTTCCAAGCACGATTGAAGTttgtagaagaagaagataatacTAGGTTAACAAACTCAACCAATGCCTTTGAAGAATCTCTTTGATTCCTCAGTAAAGTCAGATTTCCACTGAAATTCATGCTTCAGAAAATGTGATGACTAATGTAATTTACTAAATATCAAGGAAATCCAAGATAGAAACAAGACGATAAACTGAACActtaattttccttttcttttatcttGTCTATACACCAAggaaaagacaagttggcatgATCATCAATAGAACAGAAACCCTTGTGATCTTCGGCTTTCTCCCTTGAATCTTTGTCTAAGTATATTAACTGGAAAGTATCTCCCTTGAGATCCTATTACAGGGAGGGGGTGGGGAATTGGAGTGGGTAAGCATGGGATAAACAACGTAAAACGGGGTTAATACTTTTCCATAGAGCAGTAGAAAGAAGGATGAGAGTTTTGAGTTTTGCCAAGACCAGCCAAAACAACTCTTGAATCCATCACTTATTAACTTACCAGGGCAATGATTAATCACATAAAACCTCCAAGATAACATGAACATGGATTATCCCCAAAGTTGAATTTTAACTCCTTTTTCCGGGTTCGATAGTGAACATCTCATTTGtaacatgaattatgaattatATAAACATTAGGTGAAGATCCTCTCAACAAGCAGAAGGGAATACAGCAAAATATAAGTTAAAATCATATAAAGGGTGTATTTTGTATGTGAAAATCATATAATGCTGCTTAATGTAAAACTTGACCAATGAtacctatcttttctttttctcatgAAGACTAACATTAGATAACAAAAACATCAGAGACACTTTACA
The genomic region above belongs to Solanum dulcamara chromosome 5, daSolDulc1.2, whole genome shotgun sequence and contains:
- the LOC129889688 gene encoding RING-H2 finger protein ATL52-like is translated as MVPVNNSRTWAPHMSTRDCSQGFCSLYCPQWCYIIFPPPPPFDFPADDDSGPNFSPLVIGIIGIFTSAFLLVSYYVIMSKCCGHRIALGRRENHLNDSELEENDPSNHEAWNVNTTGLDESLIKSIMVFKYKKGSGLAEGTDCSVCLSEFQDDESLRLLPKCSHAFHVTCIDIWLKSHSNCPLCRANIVFVNASPPPLPPPVIEAPLMNERTSENQPENDIEMGIREEDEEEVGPPKRFITQSTNLLIRRSVSMDQVSRDVLSIAEILKIDHDEDCEMGNCPFHERDVGTSRQEVGEEEVSTLPYCVPSHMGMKRSFSSGRFMFPKRGRGQNMIIPL